The Bacteroidota bacterium genome has a window encoding:
- a CDS encoding isoprenyl transferase, with protein sequence MSLKDKIIPEKLPLHVAVIMDGNGRWAQRQGQLRVFGHQHGVKAVRDTTEAAAELGIKFLTLYAFSTENWNRPKEEVDALMELLIHTIHQEKETLNKNKIRLQAIGDMDALPPKCREELNAAIRDTATNDRMTLILALSYSSKWELSRAMRLIAEDVKAGRLDPASISEEHIADRLCTRDFPDPELLIRTSGEHRISNFLLWQIAYAEFYFTDKLWPEFGKEDFYAAIADYQSRERRFGLVSEQLK encoded by the coding sequence ATGAGCCTAAAAGACAAAATAATTCCGGAAAAATTGCCGTTGCATGTGGCTGTCATCATGGACGGCAATGGACGTTGGGCGCAACGGCAGGGCCAGCTGCGTGTATTCGGCCATCAACATGGGGTAAAAGCCGTGCGGGACACGACCGAAGCCGCCGCTGAACTGGGCATCAAATTCCTCACCTTATACGCCTTCTCCACGGAAAACTGGAACCGCCCCAAGGAAGAAGTCGATGCCTTGATGGAATTGCTCATCCACACGATCCACCAGGAAAAGGAAACCCTGAACAAGAACAAGATTCGTTTGCAAGCGATCGGTGATATGGACGCGCTCCCGCCGAAATGCCGGGAGGAATTGAACGCCGCCATACGCGACACCGCCACGAATGATCGCATGACGCTGATCCTCGCCCTGAGTTATTCCTCCAAGTGGGAATTGAGCCGCGCCATGCGTTTGATAGCCGAAGATGTGAAAGCAGGTCGTCTGGATCCCGCATCCATCAGCGAAGAACACATCGCCGATCGGCTGTGCACCCGGGATTTCCCGGACCCGGAACTTCTGATCCGAACCAGCGGAGAACATCGGATCAGCAACTTCCTTTTGTGGCAGATCGCCTATGCCGAATTCTACTTTACCGATAAACTCTGGCCGGAATTTGGCAAAGAAGACTTCTATGCCGCTATTGCCGACTACCAATCCCGCGAACGACGATTCGGTCTCGTCAGCGAGCAACTCAAATAA